One Gadus morhua chromosome 1, gadMor3.0, whole genome shotgun sequence DNA segment encodes these proteins:
- the LOC115552697 gene encoding vesicular inhibitory amino acid transporter: MAHLIRHKISNKLTNAANTVSDKSQAKVSGVFARLGFQAATDEEGLGFADCDDLDYDYRHGMQMDVLPDDGGEGGLPLEGSEEGGELDGDSHYQRDGTAVRRRPSGLKTGGSLEEDKPKITSWEAGWNVTNAIQGMFVLGLPYAILHGGYLGLFLIIFAAVVCCYTGKILIACLYEENEDGILVRVRDSYVDIANACCAPRFPALGGHVVNVAQIIELVMTCILYVVVSGNLMYNSFPGLPVSQKAWSVLATVALLPCAFLKNLKSVSKFSLLCTLAHFVINVLVIAYCLSRARDWAWEKVKFYIDVKKFPISIGIIVFSYTSQIFLPSLEGNMQKPSEFHCMMDWTHISACVLKGLFALVAYLTWADATKEVITDNLPSTIRAVVNLFLVSKALLSYPLPFFAAVEVLEKSMFQGGGGRASLPNCYGPAGQLKSWGLGLRVALVVFTLLMAIFVPHFALLMGLTGSLTGASLCFLLPALFHLKLQWRKLLWHHVFFDVAIFVIGGICAISGFIHSVEGLIEAYRYNLHD, encoded by the exons ATGGCACATCTCATCCGGCACAAGATCTCCAACAAGCTGACCAATGCGGCCAACACGGTGTCGGACAAGTCCCAGGCCAAGGTCAGCGGCGTGTTCGCCCGGCTGGGCTTCCAGGCCGCCACGGACGAGGAGGGCCTGGGCTTCGCGGACTGCGATGACTTGGATTACGACTACAGACACGGGATGCAAATGGATGTCCTTCCAGACGACGGCGGCGAGGGGGGGCTGCCGTTGGAGGggagcgaggaggggggggagctggaCGGGGACAGCCACTACCAGCGGGACGGCACCGCCGTCCGCCGCCGGCCCTCGGGCCTGAAGACCGGGGGCTCGCTCGAGGAGGACAAGCCAAAGATCACCTCCTGGGAGGCCGGGTGGAACGTCACCAACGCCATCCAG GGCATGTTCGTCCTCGGCTTGCCCTACGCCATCCTCCACGGCGGCTACCTCggcctcttcctcatcatcttcgCAGCCGTGGTTTGCTGCTACACGGGCAAGATCCTGATCGCGTGCCTCTACGAGGAGAACGAGGACGGCATCCTGGTGCGCGTGCGGGACTCCTACGTGGACATCGCCAACGCGTGCTGCGCGCCCCGCTTCCCCGCGCTGGGCGGCCACGTGGTCAACGTGGCGCAGATCATCGAGCTGGTCATGACGTGCATCCTGTACGTGGTGGTCAGCGGCAACCTGATGTACAACAGCTTCCCGGGCCTGCCCGTGTCCCAGAAGGCCTGGTCCGTGTTGGCTACGGTGGCGCTGCTGCCGTGCGCCTTCCTGAAGAACCTCAAGTCCGTGTCCAAGTTCAGCCTGCTGTGCACCCTCGCGCACTTCGTCATCAACGTCCTGGTCATCGCCTACTGCCTCTCCCGGGCGCGCGACTGGGCCTGGGAGAAAGTCAAGTTCTACATCGACGTCAAGAAGTTCCCCATCTCCATCGGCATCATCGTGTTCAGCTACACCTCGCAGATCTTCCTGCCCTCGCTGGAGGGCAACATGCAGAAGCCCAGCGAGTTCCACTGCATGATGGACTGGACCCACATCTCGGCCTGCGTGCTGAAGGGGCTCTTCGCCCTGGTGGCTTACCTCACGTGGGCGGACGCCACCAAGGAGGTGATCACCGACAACCTGCCGTCCACCATCCGGGCCGTGGTCAACCTCTTCCTGGTGTCCAAGGCCCTGCTCTCCTACCCGCTGCCGTTCTTCGCCGCGGTGGAAGTCCTGGAGAAGTCCATGTTCCAGGGCGGTGGCGGCAGGGCCAGCCTCCCCAACTGCTACGGACCGGCCGGACAGCTCAAGTCCTGGGGGTTGGGCCTCCGGGTGGCGCTGGTGGTGTTCACGCTGCTCATGGCGATCTTCGTGCCGCACTTCGCCCTGCTCATGGGCCTGACGGGGAGTCTGACGGGCGCCAGCCTGTGCTTCCTGCTGCCGGCTCTCTTCCACCTCAAGCTGCAGTGGAGGAAGCTCCTCTGGCACCACGTGTTCTTCGACGTCGCCATTTTTGTGATCGGGGGTATTTGCGCAATTTCGGGCTTCATCCACTCGGTGGAGGGGCTGATCGAGGCGTACAGGTATAACCTCCACGACTGA
- the atp5f1e gene encoding ATP synthase F(1) complex subunit epsilon, mitochondrial has translation MVAYWRQAGINYIRFSAICASAVRAALKPTLREAALKAAESTVKVVKPKVAV, from the exons ATGGTTGCATACTGGAGACAAGCCGGCATTAA CTACATTCGCTTCTCAGCGATCTGCGCAAGCGCAGTCCGCGCTGCGCTGAAGCCCACGCTAAGGGAGGCAGCGCTGAAGGCCGCCGAGTCGACCGTCAAAGTCGTCAAACCCAAAGTCGCTGTATAA
- the LOC115552811 gene encoding tumor necrosis factor receptor superfamily member 14-like isoform X1: protein MWIFMVMISLAVSYNSGYPAITFGPCPRDEYRVGFECCPLCHPGSYFVKDCTESSITKCSRCSGGTFKEGLDLKKECSTCTKCDAGLGLKVKKSCSSTSDAVCEVLDGFFCSDSNGGGCRTAQRHTVCSPGQYIGQRGTADKDTECLHCTDGTFSNGTSTSCQNHTKIGYTLHTLKLNLLSGPSHFRWESVGLNSGTDSTDSECGEPVAGIIPGVLLVIALMALIIKAIIHRKNKRGIYSPALTRDQQDHPTTIPAAPMDDHDGDQSLGPPQVPHNGSVSLPQHPEDTQTVLFRTDGGQDLCPPHSGSPLPLPAHPPHSGAPLPLPVHPPQSG from the exons ATGTGGATCTTCATGGTCATGATAAGTTTAGCTGTCTCTTATAATTCTGGCTATCCTGCTATTACGTTCGGACCTTGTCCCCGGGATGAATACAGAGTCGGATTTGAATGTTGCCCTTTATGCCATCCTG GATCGTATTTTGTAAAGGACTGCACAGAGAGCAGCATTACAAAGTGCTCAAGGTGCTCCGGTGGTACTTTCAAAGAAGGCCTTGATTTGAAGAAGGAATGCTCTACCTGTACAAAGTGTGACGCAG gtctcgGTCTGAAGGTGAAGAAGTCGTGTTCATCAACATCAGATGCTGTGTGTGAGGTCCTGGATGGATTCTTCTGTAGTGACTCTAACGGAGGTGGATGTAGGACCGCTCAGAGACACACGGTTTGCAGTCCTGGTCAATACATCGGTCAAAGAG GAACAGCAGATAAAGACACAGAGTGCCTTCACTGTACTGATGGAACATTCTCAAATGGCACATCAACGTCTTGTCAGAACCACACAAA GATAGGATATACACTACACACCCTGAAACTAAACCTGTTGTCTGGTCCTTCTCATTTCAGATGGGAATCTGTGGGACTGAATTCAGGAACTGATTCAACTGATTCAGAATGTGGAGAACCTGTGGCAGGAATAATACCAGGAGTCCTGCTGGTAATTGCTTTAATGGCTTTGATAATCAAAGCCATTATTCACAGGAAGAATAAAAGAG GGATTTACTCTCCTGCACTAACCAGGGACCAACAAGATCATCCCACAACTATCCCTGCTGCCCCTATGGATGATCATGATGGTGACCAGAGTCTGGGTCCCCCTCAAGTCCCACATAATGGATCTGTCTCACTCCCACAACATCCTGAGGACACTCAGACTGTCCTCTTCAGGACAGACGGAGGACAGGATCTCTGTCCCCCTCACtctgggtcccccctccccctcccggcccacccccctcactctggtgcccccctccccctcccggtccacccccctcagtctgggtag
- the LOC115552811 gene encoding tumor necrosis factor receptor superfamily member 14-like isoform X2: MWIFMVMISLAVSYNSGYPAITFGPCPRDEYRVGFECCPLCHPGSYFVKDCTESSITKCSRCSGGTFKEGLDLKKECSTCTKCDAGLGLKVKKSCSSTSDAVCEVLDGFFCSDSNGGGCRTAQRHTVCSPGQYIGQRGTADKDTECLHCTDGTFSNGTSTSCQNHTKWESVGLNSGTDSTDSECGEPVAGIIPGVLLVIALMALIIKAIIHRKNKRGIYSPALTRDQQDHPTTIPAAPMDDHDGDQSLGPPQVPHNGSVSLPQHPEDTQTVLFRTDGGQDLCPPHSGSPLPLPAHPPHSGAPLPLPVHPPQSG; encoded by the exons ATGTGGATCTTCATGGTCATGATAAGTTTAGCTGTCTCTTATAATTCTGGCTATCCTGCTATTACGTTCGGACCTTGTCCCCGGGATGAATACAGAGTCGGATTTGAATGTTGCCCTTTATGCCATCCTG GATCGTATTTTGTAAAGGACTGCACAGAGAGCAGCATTACAAAGTGCTCAAGGTGCTCCGGTGGTACTTTCAAAGAAGGCCTTGATTTGAAGAAGGAATGCTCTACCTGTACAAAGTGTGACGCAG gtctcgGTCTGAAGGTGAAGAAGTCGTGTTCATCAACATCAGATGCTGTGTGTGAGGTCCTGGATGGATTCTTCTGTAGTGACTCTAACGGAGGTGGATGTAGGACCGCTCAGAGACACACGGTTTGCAGTCCTGGTCAATACATCGGTCAAAGAG GAACAGCAGATAAAGACACAGAGTGCCTTCACTGTACTGATGGAACATTCTCAAATGGCACATCAACGTCTTGTCAGAACCACACAAA ATGGGAATCTGTGGGACTGAATTCAGGAACTGATTCAACTGATTCAGAATGTGGAGAACCTGTGGCAGGAATAATACCAGGAGTCCTGCTGGTAATTGCTTTAATGGCTTTGATAATCAAAGCCATTATTCACAGGAAGAATAAAAGAG GGATTTACTCTCCTGCACTAACCAGGGACCAACAAGATCATCCCACAACTATCCCTGCTGCCCCTATGGATGATCATGATGGTGACCAGAGTCTGGGTCCCCCTCAAGTCCCACATAATGGATCTGTCTCACTCCCACAACATCCTGAGGACACTCAGACTGTCCTCTTCAGGACAGACGGAGGACAGGATCTCTGTCCCCCTCACtctgggtcccccctccccctcccggcccacccccctcactctggtgcccccctccccctcccggtccacccccctcagtctgggtag
- the LOC115542994 gene encoding PRELI domain containing protein 3B, with translation MKLWASEHIFNHPWETVTKAAMQKYPNPMNPNVFGVDVLARGVDPAGRLHSSRLLTADWGMPSMAMSMIGITRSFTYAQEHSIVDPKEKTFELKSTNISFTNIISVDEKLTYKPHPDDPEKTMLTQEAQINVKAISLSSYLEGVIAKSISANANKGREAMEWVIRRLNSEIEELASTARGSMRAPMAAAASEDK, from the exons ATGAAGCTATGGGCGTCAGAACACATATTCAA CCACCCGTGGGAGACGGTGACCAAGGCGGCGATGCAGAAGTACCCCAACCCAATGAACCCCAACGTGTTCGGGGTGGACGTTCTGGCCAGAGGGGTGGACCCCGCGGGGAGGCTACACAGCAGCCGCCTGCTCACCGCCGACTGGGGCATGCCCTCCATGGCCATGTCG ATGATCGGAATAACGAGATCATTCACCTACGCCCAGGAGCACTCAATCGTTGACCCAAAGGAGAAGACCTTCGAGCTGAAGTCCACTAAC ATCTCCTTCACTAACATAATATCGGTGGACGAGAAGTTGACCTACAAGCCACACCCTGATGACCCTGAGAA GACCATGTTGACCCAGGAGGCTCAGATCAACGTTAAAGCCATCAGTCTCAGCAGCTACCTGGAAGGCGTCATCGCCAAGAGCATCTCTGCCAACGCCAACAAG ggCCGGGAGGCGATGGAGTGGGTCATCCGGAGGCTGAACTCTGAGATCGAGGAGCTGGCGTCGACCGCTCGGGGCAGCATGCGGGCCCCCATGGCGGCAGCGGCCTCGGAAGACaagtga
- the actr5 gene encoding actin-related protein 5, translated as MSTKTEPVCQIFTFRDCKTSPDPIYEIPAQCLHPSPVPLVIDNGSFHTRAGWACKGDELGSPRLLFRSVAARSRGAARSETQIGNDISSIEPLRWLLKSQFDRNVVVNFEIQELIFDHIFTHMGITSEAKVEHPVVVTEAPCNPLHCRQMMSELLFECYQVPHVSYGVDALYSFNSNNAQRGLEGPQTGIVLSSGYHCSHILPVINGRLDAGNAQRVNVGGSQAASYLLRLLQLKYPGHLAAVTLSRMEELLHEHSYTAVDYHKELERWRSPDFYEREVHRMQLPFSAKAAPGACASAEERQERRAQQLRRLQENNARRREEKLQHDQERLDKLLAVQELLDDGLLEPFHKNLVELNMDSAEELQSYVTKLQLAVEQGRLRLLGGDGAEGRAEGSELDPQMDEGDGVALMDPDLPPDNALMDKSASVQPQFNMAEYHQLFVGTERLRCPEIVFQPSLTGEDQMGVMETLQHVLARYTPSQQEALVSNVFLTGGNMLYPGMKERVERELLAMRPFQSHYKVTLAARPALDAWYGARDWALGGPPSGGGGPVEGWVSRRDYEEKGGDYLSEHRASNAFVSMRIAKPAPSVPRPAEPAVATATGDTPTAAVVPGGPAVPAASVPASVEAEAEMVTS; from the exons ATGTCGACCAAAAcagaaccagtgtgccaaatatTCACATTTCGGGACTGCAAAACATCCCCCGACCCGATTTATGAGATCCCTGCCCAGTGTTTACATCCATCCCCGGTCCCGTTAGTGATCGATAACGGCTCCTTCCACACCCGGGCCGGCTGGGCGTGCAAAGGGGATGAACTGGGCTCCCCGAGGCTGCTCTTCAGGTCCGTGGCTGCGAGGAGCCGAGGAGCCGCTCGGAGCGAAACCCAGATCGGAAACGACATCTCCAGCATTGAACCTCTGCGATGGCTCCTCAAGAGCCAGTTCGATAGGAACGTGGTGGTCAACTTCGAAATCCAGGAGCTGATATTCGATCACATATTCACGCACATGGGCATCACATCAGAG GCCAAGGTGGAGCATCCCGTGGTGGTGACGGAGGCTCCGTGCAACCCGCTGCATTGTCGTCAGATGATGTCCGAGCTGCTGTTTGAGTGCTACCAGGTGCCCCACGTCTCCTACGGCGTGGACGCCCTGTACAGCTTCAACAGCAACAACGCTCAGCGGGGCCTAGAGGGTCCTCAGACCGGCATCGTCCTTTCCTCCGGATACCACTGCTCACACATCCTCCCTGTGATCAACGGAAG gCTGGACGCGGGGAACGCTCAGCGTGTGAACGTGGGCGGCAGCCAGGCTGCGTCGtacctgctgcggctgctgcagctCAAGTACCCGGGTCACCTGGCGGCCGTGACGCTCAGTCGCATGGAGGAGCTGCTGCACGAGCACAGCTACACGGCCGTGGACTACCACAAAG agctgGAGCGCTGGCGCAGCCCCGACTTCTACGAGCGCGAGGTCCACCGCATGCAGCTGCCCTTCTCGGCCAAGGCGGCCCCCGGGGCCTGCGCCAGCGCCGAGGAGCGGCAGGAGCGCCGCGCGCAGCAGCTGCGGCGGCTGCAGGAGAACAACGCGCGGCGCCGCGAGGAGAAGCTGCAGCACGACCAGGAGCGGCTGGACAAGCTGCTGGCCGTGCAG GAGCTGCTGGACGACGGCCTTCTGGAGCCGTTCCACAAGAACCTGGTGGAGCTCAACATGGACTCGGCGGAGGAGCTCCAGTCCTACGTCACCAAGCTGCAGCTGGCGGTGGAGCAGGgccggctgcggctgctggggGGCGACGGCGCCGAGGGGAGGGCCGAG GGGTCCGAGCTGGACCCGCAGATGGATGAGGGGGACGGCGTGGCCCTCATGGACCCGGACCTCCCCCCGGACAACGCCCTGATGGACAAGTCCGCCAGCGTTCAG ccccagttCAACATGGCCGAGTACCACCAGCTGTTTGTGGGGACGGAGCGCCTGCGCTGCCCGGAGATCGTGTTCCAGCCCTCGCTGACGGGCGAGGACCAGATGGGCGTCATGGAGACCCTGCAGCACGTCCTGGCCAG GTACACTCCATCGCAGCAGGAGGCGCTGGTGAGCAACGTGTTCCTGACCGGAGGGAACATGCTGTACCCAGGCatgaaggagagagtggagagagagctgCTGGCTATGAGACCCTTCCAGTCCCACTACAAG gtgaccCTGGCCGCCCGGCCGGCGTTGGACGCGTGGTACGGGGCCCGGGActgggccctggggggcccgcccagcggggggggggggccggtggAGGGCTGGGTCAGCAGGCGGGACTACGAGGAGAAGGGCGGCGACTACCTCAGCGAACACCGCGCCTCCAACGCCTTCGTCTCCATGAGGATCGCCAAGCccgccccctccgtcccccGCCCCGCCGAACCCGCCGTCGCCACGGCGACCGGGGACACGCCCACAGCCGCGGTGGTGCCGGGAGGACCGGCCGTCCCTGCCGCCTCCGTTCCCGCCTCTGTGGAGGCTGAGGCTGAGATGGTCACGTCCTAG
- the LOC115552811 gene encoding uncharacterized protein LOC115552811 isoform X3 → MTTPQLDQCLGSQSQRGSLSGGMHTGGSGTTRQRGYSSSLLEHRLDPPVTTIRGSPSRNHRGLGLKVKKSCSSTSDAVCEVLDGFFCSDSNGGGCRTAQRHTVCSPGQYIGQRGTADKDTECLHCTDGTFSNGTSTSCQNHTKIGYTLHTLKLNLLSGPSHFRWESVGLNSGTDSTDSECGEPVAGIIPGVLLVIALMALIIKAIIHRKNKRGIYSPALTRDQQDHPTTIPAAPMDDHDGDQSLGPPQVPHNGSVSLPQHPEDTQTVLFRTDGGQDLCPPHSGSPLPLPAHPPHSGAPLPLPVHPPQSG, encoded by the exons ATGACAACGCCCCAACTTGACCAGTGTTTGGGCAGCCAATCGCAAAGGGGTAGTCTGTCTGGCGGAATGCACACGGGCGGAAGCGGAACCACTAGGCAGCGGGGTTACTCGAGTTCGCTCCTTGAACACCGGCTGGATCCTCCTGTCACAACAATACGCGGGTCACCGTCGAGAAACCATCGAG gtctcgGTCTGAAGGTGAAGAAGTCGTGTTCATCAACATCAGATGCTGTGTGTGAGGTCCTGGATGGATTCTTCTGTAGTGACTCTAACGGAGGTGGATGTAGGACCGCTCAGAGACACACGGTTTGCAGTCCTGGTCAATACATCGGTCAAAGAG GAACAGCAGATAAAGACACAGAGTGCCTTCACTGTACTGATGGAACATTCTCAAATGGCACATCAACGTCTTGTCAGAACCACACAAA GATAGGATATACACTACACACCCTGAAACTAAACCTGTTGTCTGGTCCTTCTCATTTCAGATGGGAATCTGTGGGACTGAATTCAGGAACTGATTCAACTGATTCAGAATGTGGAGAACCTGTGGCAGGAATAATACCAGGAGTCCTGCTGGTAATTGCTTTAATGGCTTTGATAATCAAAGCCATTATTCACAGGAAGAATAAAAGAG GGATTTACTCTCCTGCACTAACCAGGGACCAACAAGATCATCCCACAACTATCCCTGCTGCCCCTATGGATGATCATGATGGTGACCAGAGTCTGGGTCCCCCTCAAGTCCCACATAATGGATCTGTCTCACTCCCACAACATCCTGAGGACACTCAGACTGTCCTCTTCAGGACAGACGGAGGACAGGATCTCTGTCCCCCTCACtctgggtcccccctccccctcccggcccacccccctcactctggtgcccccctccccctcccggtccacccccctcagtctgggtag
- the LOC115542985 gene encoding bactericidal permeability-increasing protein, whose protein sequence is MRPRRLGNCQSRKFPRPATHEIMTGRMLLYLTAGCLLTCLAHGTQPAIKVILSEKGLQYVKEMGAEWLLQNLGSASPPDVHGKLSLSLGTVYYSIMGMAVTYCEFAEPSVEFYEDVTGFKAVISGLYIQVKGAWSASYGIFEDGGAFELVIRDLEVDLLLGLGMDADGQPSFRCAACGASVGSAGLNLIDASWIIEQFIDEELIRSTIEEKICPMITERLDELEYRLAALGATFQVNHLLAVDLPLTSYPVVNSSCLSLSLKGMFHRPDSPVDPPFEPQPFSLDGQPGYMLSLGLSEYTTNSASHAYFVSGSLQLLITDSMIPPSSPLHLNTNSFGPFVPKLPKMFPDMEMQLQVFALEAPEFMFRSGVVRMDVHGAIKAFVVRPDGTFIFLFRLNLESTFSGKFRMANEKLTGAIALENLYLTLDSSEVGEVQTDALKIAIKFGIKLSGLPRLNAKLAKGIDLPTMQHAHLTNLVLEVEEGFISVLSDAEIKLREAKVGTPWMV, encoded by the exons ATGCGACCCAGACGCCTCGGCAACTGTCAATCAAGAAAGTTTCCCCGACCTGCCACTCATGAGAT CATGACTGGAAGAATGCTGCTTTACCTCACCGCGGGCTGCCTTCTCACCTGCCTTGCGCACGGTACACAGCCCGCCATAAAGGTCATCCTGAGCGAGAAAGGGCTTCAGTACG TGAAGGAGATGGGCGCCGAGTGGCTACTGCAGAACCTGGGGAGCGCGTCGCCTCCGGACGTCCACGGGAAGCTCAGCCTGAGCCTGGGGACGGTCTATTACTCCATCATGGG CATGGCCGTGACGTACTGCGAGTTCGCGGAGCCGTCGGTCGAGTTCTATGAAGACGTGACCGGATTCAAAGCAGTGATCTCAGGCCTCTACATACAAGTGAAAGGCGCCTGGTCAGCCTCATACGGCATTTT CGAGGACGGCGGGGCCTTCGAGCTGGTGATCCGGGACCTGGAGGTGGACCTGCTCCTGGGTCTGGGGATGGACGCAGACGGTCAGCCGTCCTTCCGGTGCGCCGCCTGCGGGGCCTCGGTTGGGTCGGCCGGCCTGAACCTGATAGATGCCAG CTGGATCATTGAACAATTTATTGATGAAGAGCTTATCAGAAGTACAATAGAGGAAAAG atCTGTCCGATGATAACAGAACGCTTGGATGAGCTTGAGTACCGCCTAGCGGCCCTTGGTG CCACCTTCCAGGTGAATCATCTTCTGGCCGTGGATCTTCCCCTCACCAGCTACCCGGTGGTCAACTCTTCCTGCCTCAGCCTCTCCCTGAAG GGAATGTTCCACCGTCCTGACAGCCCGGTGGACCCCCCGTTCGAGCCCCAGCCCTTCTCCCTGGACGGGCAGCCGGGCTACATGCTGTCCCTGGGTCTCTCCGAGTACACCACCAACTCAGCCTCCCACGCCTACTTCGTATCGGGGTCGCTGCAGCTCCTCATCACAGACAgcatg ATTCCTCCCAGCTCTCCGTTGCATCTGAACACCAACTCATTTGGACCCTTCGTCCCAAAG CTTCCCAAAATGTTCCCTGACATGGAGATGCAGCTGCAGGTCTTCGCCCTGGAGGCTCCTGAGTTCATGTTCAGGTCCGGGGTTGTTCGAATGGACGTACACGGGGCCATCAAGGCCTTCGTCGTCCGCCCAGATGGcaccttcatcttcctcttcaggctcaacctg GAATCCACCTTCAGTGGAAAATTCCGTATGGCCAACGAAAAATTAACGGGCGCCATCGCACTGGAAAA TCTCTACCTAACCCTGGACTCGAGTGAAGTTGGAGAAGTTCAG ACTGACGCTTTGAAAATCGCCATTAAGTTCGGAATAAAGCTCTCAGGATTGCCAAGGTTGAACG CAAAGCTTGCCAAGGGCATTgatttacccacaatgcaacacGCCCATTTGACTAACCTTGTcctggaggtagaggag GGATTCATCTCAGTCTTATCAGATGCAGAGATAAAGCTGAGGGAGGCCAAAGTTGGAACACCTTGGATGGTCTAA